A region from the Candidatus Electrothrix scaldis genome encodes:
- a CDS encoding Bax inhibitor-1/YccA family protein has translation METKYASTTTAGARTRARQEASTIFLAKVFNWMAGGLALTGIVAWFAVTTGLTLSIARSPLYFVLFLIEFGMVYYLSSRVDKMKATTATALFTGYAALNGLTMSVIFLMYTSTSIAATFMVTAGMFGAMAIYGMVTKKDLTGLGSFMFMGLIGIIIASVVNMFLGSSTLHLAISAIGVIVFVGLTAYDTQKIKHMGEQGIMQQGGDVVQKGAILGALTLYLDFVNLFIMLLSFLGGSRD, from the coding sequence ATGGAAACAAAGTATGCGAGCACTACTACAGCGGGTGCCAGGACCAGGGCGCGACAGGAGGCTTCAACGATATTTTTGGCTAAGGTCTTTAACTGGATGGCAGGCGGACTGGCTTTAACAGGTATTGTCGCTTGGTTTGCAGTCACGACTGGTCTGACCTTGTCCATTGCCAGGTCGCCACTTTATTTCGTTCTGTTTTTGATTGAATTTGGGATGGTTTATTACCTTTCTTCCCGTGTCGATAAGATGAAGGCGACCACTGCTACGGCCTTATTTACCGGTTACGCGGCCTTGAACGGATTAACTATGTCCGTTATTTTTCTAATGTATACGAGTACCTCAATTGCTGCTACCTTTATGGTCACAGCCGGGATGTTTGGTGCTATGGCTATCTATGGTATGGTGACCAAGAAGGATCTTACCGGGCTTGGGTCTTTTATGTTCATGGGGCTGATCGGCATTATTATAGCCTCGGTTGTTAATATGTTTTTGGGAAGCTCAACACTGCACTTGGCAATATCCGCTATCGGTGTAATCGTTTTTGTTGGACTGACAGCGTATGACACCCAGAAGATCAAACATATGGGCGAACAAGGGATTATGCAGCAGGGTGGTGATGTGGTTCAGAAAGGAGCTATTCTCGGTGCTCTGACACTTTATCTTGATTTTGTGAATCTCTTTATCATGTTGCTCAGCTTTTTGGGCGGCAGTCGCGACTAA
- the cobJ gene encoding precorrin-3B C(17)-methyltransferase → MAIPATNTKQQNGSLTVVGTGPGAEDLITPRARQAIEQAQVVVGYKTYLDLIRHCISPGQEVLSSAMMQEIDRCRRALELADSGKNVVLVCGGDPGIYAMAGLVYELAQDTDSSSKIEIIPGIAALNACAAILGAPLMHDFAAISLSDLMTPWELIEKRLQAAAMADFVTVIYNPKSKKRTEQIVRAQEIMLEHRDPQTPVGIVSGASREHESVCLTTLGAMLDQDIGMQTTVIIGNAATFIFGDKMVTPRGYSAKYGLAGKKDRMIKEEEK, encoded by the coding sequence ATGGCTATACCCGCTACAAATACAAAACAACAAAACGGCTCCCTTACCGTGGTCGGTACCGGCCCCGGTGCCGAAGACCTCATAACACCTCGTGCCCGTCAGGCCATTGAACAGGCCCAGGTGGTGGTGGGCTATAAGACCTATCTCGATCTTATCCGTCACTGCATCTCGCCGGGACAGGAGGTGCTCTCCTCCGCCATGATGCAGGAGATCGACCGCTGTCGTCGGGCTCTGGAGCTGGCTGACAGCGGCAAGAACGTGGTTCTGGTCTGTGGCGGTGATCCTGGTATCTACGCAATGGCGGGCCTGGTCTATGAACTGGCTCAGGACACGGATAGCTCCAGCAAAATCGAGATCATCCCCGGCATCGCGGCCCTCAATGCCTGTGCCGCCATCCTGGGTGCCCCCCTGATGCACGATTTCGCGGCCATCAGCCTTTCTGATCTCATGACGCCCTGGGAGCTCATCGAAAAACGCCTCCAGGCAGCTGCAATGGCTGATTTTGTTACGGTGATCTATAATCCGAAATCGAAAAAAAGAACCGAACAGATTGTCCGTGCTCAGGAGATCATGCTGGAGCACCGTGATCCACAAACGCCGGTAGGCATCGTCTCCGGGGCCAGTCGCGAGCATGAGTCGGTCTGCCTAACCACCCTGGGAGCAATGCTGGATCAGGACATCGGGATGCAGACCACGGTCATCATCGGCAACGCTGCTACCTTTATTTTTGGCGACAAGATGGTCACCCCGCGCGGATATTCAGCCAAGTACGGCCTTGCTGGCAAAAAGGACAGGATGATAAAAGAGGAAGAAAAATAA
- a CDS encoding neutral zinc metallopeptidase, translating into MRWQGRRKSDNIEDRRDRRVSGAGGFGNNGNMLHLLPMAVKFLGVKGTLIAVICLGAYGFFSGNLGSMLGLLGLQQGPSVSSSREPIQETAAEKELVDFVSVILADTETTWSALFQQKGKNYQEPRLVLFRDAVKSACGLAQSATGPFYCPGDQQVYLDLSFFDELKNRFNAPGDFAQAYVIAHEIGHHVQKLLGISDKVHAARRKLDKVKSNRLSVLQELQADCFAGVWAFHNQEILEEGDVEEGLAAASAIGDDRLQKQAKGYVSPDSFTHGSSAQRVQWFKTGFTSGRMESCNTFSKK; encoded by the coding sequence ATGCGTTGGCAGGGAAGACGAAAGAGCGACAATATCGAAGATCGACGCGACAGGCGTGTCTCCGGGGCTGGTGGCTTTGGCAACAACGGCAATATGTTGCACCTGCTGCCGATGGCGGTGAAATTTCTCGGCGTAAAGGGGACCCTTATCGCGGTTATCTGCCTGGGTGCTTACGGCTTCTTTTCAGGGAATCTCGGGAGCATGTTGGGCCTTCTAGGGCTCCAGCAAGGCCCTTCTGTCAGCAGCTCCAGGGAACCAATTCAAGAAACTGCGGCAGAAAAAGAGCTGGTGGATTTTGTCTCCGTCATTCTTGCTGATACCGAAACAACCTGGTCTGCCCTATTCCAGCAAAAGGGAAAAAACTACCAGGAGCCTCGCCTTGTCCTTTTTCGCGATGCAGTGAAATCAGCCTGCGGTCTGGCGCAATCCGCCACAGGCCCCTTTTACTGCCCTGGTGACCAACAGGTCTATCTTGATCTCTCTTTTTTCGATGAGCTGAAAAATCGTTTCAACGCACCAGGCGACTTTGCTCAGGCCTATGTTATCGCCCATGAGATCGGCCACCATGTGCAAAAACTGCTCGGTATCTCGGACAAGGTTCACGCGGCCCGCAGAAAACTCGATAAGGTGAAAAGTAATCGACTTTCGGTGTTGCAGGAACTCCAGGCCGACTGCTTTGCCGGTGTATGGGCCTTTCATAATCAGGAAATACTGGAAGAGGGTGATGTGGAAGAGGGCCTTGCTGCGGCCAGCGCCATTGGTGACGATCGCTTACAAAAACAGGCCAAGGGATATGTCAGCCCGGACTCTTTCACCCACGGCAGTTCAGCACAGCGGGTCCAGTGGTTCAAAACAGGTTTTACAAGCGGCAGGATGGAGAGCTGCAACACCTTTAGTAAGAAGTAG
- a CDS encoding UbiX family flavin prenyltransferase, which produces MNTSNTPHPQRLILAITGATGMLYVTALLDLLTNQDVAVDAIISDSGRKVLHLEQDMAPEDLPGINRWFAADDFTAPPASGSARYDAMIILPCTVGTLGAIASGFSGNLIHRAADVTLKERRPLILAVRETPLNRTHLQNMLTLHDAGATICPPMPSFYLHPPDLQAMARQFASRICDQIGLHLQGMPRWQGV; this is translated from the coding sequence ATGAATACAAGCAACACACCCCACCCACAACGCCTCATCCTCGCCATCACCGGGGCCACCGGCATGCTCTATGTCACGGCCCTGCTGGACCTGCTGACCAATCAGGATGTGGCTGTGGACGCCATTATCTCTGACTCCGGCCGTAAGGTGCTCCACCTGGAGCAGGACATGGCCCCGGAAGACCTGCCCGGCATCAACCGCTGGTTTGCGGCGGACGATTTCACGGCCCCACCTGCCTCGGGCTCGGCCCGCTACGATGCCATGATCATTCTGCCCTGCACCGTCGGCACCCTGGGTGCCATTGCCAGCGGTTTTTCCGGCAACCTGATCCACCGGGCAGCGGACGTGACCCTCAAGGAACGACGTCCCCTGATTCTGGCTGTGCGTGAGACCCCGCTCAACCGCACCCATCTCCAAAATATGCTGACTCTGCACGATGCCGGGGCTACCATCTGCCCACCCATGCCCTCCTTTTATCTCCATCCCCCTGATCTCCAGGCAATGGCCCGCCAGTTCGCCAGCCGTATTTGCGACCAGATCGGCCTTCATCTGCAAGGAATGCCACGCTGGCAAGGAGTTTGA